The genomic segment CTGGTGCCCTTGCCGGACTATGACGGGCGGCCGTCTTCGGCCATCGTGTGGATGGAAGAGGGGCCCGAGGCGATGCGGCTGAAGGACCTGCCCGAGGCGGAGTTCGAGGCGGCGATGAATGAGCGGTCTTGTCTGCTCTTCGGGCCTTTGAAACTGGCCTCGCGGCGCACGGTCTGGCCGATCATCAGCCAGGTGGCGGAGCGGATGTATGCCGAGCGGGTGGCGCTGGTGGCCGAGGCCGCGCATGTGGTGCCGCCGATTGGCGCGCAGGGGCTGAACATGAGCCTGGGCGATATGCGGGTGCTGCTGGAACTGGCGCAGGCGGCGCCGGAACGGCTGGGGGACCGGGCGATGCTGGAGACCTATCACAAGCGGCGGCACGGGGAAGTGAAGCTGCGAGTGACGGGGATCGACGTGTTGAACCGGGCCTCGATGGTGCATGCGCAGCCCTTGCGGGATGCGCGGGCGATGGGGCTCAACGCGATCTATTCGCTGGCGCCGGTGCGCAAGACGCTGATGCAGATCGGGCTGGGGGCGCGGGGCTGAGCCTGCGGGGCGGCATAGGTCTGCTGAAGGGGCATTGGCAGTTGCTGGTGCTGGTCGGGCTGATTGCCGCGCTGTGGCAGACGACGGCGGTCATGCCGTTGAAACTTCTCGTTGTTTTCCTGCACGAGCTGTCGCACGCGGTGGCGACGGTGCTCACCGGCGGGTCGGTGGTGGGGATGACGCTGGACCCGATGCAGGGCGGCTCGGTGACGTCGCGCGGGGGGTGGCGGTTCGTCATTCTGAGCGCGGGATACCTCGGGTCGCTGCTCATCGGCGTGGGATTGTTTCTGACGGCCGTTCGCACAAGGTGGGATCGGGTGATCCTTGGGGGTCTGGGCGTGGTGCTTCTGGTCGTGACGGTTTTGTACCTGCGGAGCCTTTATGCCATCGGGTTCGGAGTGGTGACGGGCGTGCTGATGATCGGGGCGGCCAGATACCTGCGGCGGGACTTGAACGACCTTGTTTTGCGGGTGATCGGGCTTGCCAGCATGATCTACGTGCCGCTCGATATCTTCAGCGACACCATTGCGCGGGCGCATCTGCGGTCGGATGCGCGGATGCTGGCGGAGGAGTTTGCCGGCCCCACCCTGTTCTGGGGCGGGGCGTGGCTTTTGCTGAGCCTCTGGGTGATCTGGCTGTGCCTGCGCCGGGGGCTGGGGCGCAGCAGCAATATCGCGTGGCGGTAGCCTAGAGCACCTTGTCGATCACGGCCTGAAGGCGGGATTTGGCGGCGTCGACGTCGTAGAGCTTGTCGAGGCCGAAGAGGCCGAGGCGGAAGGTCATGAAGCCCTCGGGCTCGTCGCAGGCCAGCGGGACGCCGGCGGCAATCTGCATGCCCTGCTGGCTGAATTTCTTGCCGTTCTGGATGTCGGGGTCGCTGGTGTAGCTGACCACCACGCCCGGTGCGCCGTAGCCTTCGGCGGCGACGGAGGTGACGCCCTTTTCGGCCAGCATGGCGCGGACGCCGTTGCCGAGATCCCATTGCGCCTGGCGGAGTTTCTCGAAGCCGTACTCTTTCGTTTCCAGCATCGTGTCGCGGAAGGCGCGCAGCGCGTCGGTGGGCATGGTGGCGTGGTAGGCATGGCCGCCGTTTTCATAGGCCTGCATGATCTGGTGCCATTTCTTCAGGTCGATGGCGAAGCTGTTGGAGGTGGTTTTCTCCAGCCGTTCCAGGGCCTTGTCGGAGAGCATCACCAGCCCGGCGGAGGGGGAGGCGGACCAGCCCTTTTGCGGGGCGGAGATCAGGACATCGACGCCGGTTTTCTCCATGTCGACCCAGGCGCAGCCTGAGGCGATGCAGTCGAGCACCATCAGCGCGCCGACCTCGTGGGCGGCCTCGGCCAGTTGGGTGATGTAGTCGTCGGGCAGGATGATGCCGGCGGAGGTTTCGACGTGGGGGGCGAAGACGGCGTCGGGTTTCGCTTCGCGGATCTTGGCGGTGACCTCCTCGATGGGGGCCGGGGCGAAGGGGGATTGGGCGCCGTTGCCGGTCTGGCGGGCCATGCAAACGGTTGTTTCGGCGGTGAATTTGCCCATGTCGAAG from the Roseovarius indicus genome contains:
- a CDS encoding M50 family metallopeptidase encodes the protein MLVGLIAALWQTTAVMPLKLLVVFLHELSHAVATVLTGGSVVGMTLDPMQGGSVTSRGGWRFVILSAGYLGSLLIGVGLFLTAVRTRWDRVILGGLGVVLLVVTVLYLRSLYAIGFGVVTGVLMIGAARYLRRDLNDLVLRVIGLASMIYVPLDIFSDTIARAHLRSDARMLAEEFAGPTLFWGGAWLLLSLWVIWLCLRRGLGRSSNIAWR
- a CDS encoding aminotransferase class V-fold PLP-dependent enzyme, encoding MTALLDTIDPDGLLEYSVVFTDRSLNHMSQTFQHVMRDISGMLKEVYNARSTAIIPGGGTYAMEAVARQFGTNAHALIVRNGWFSYRWSQIFDMGKFTAETTVCMARQTGNGAQSPFAPAPIEEVTAKIREAKPDAVFAPHVETSAGIILPDDYITQLAEAAHEVGALMVLDCIASGCAWVDMEKTGVDVLISAPQKGWSASPSAGLVMLSDKALERLEKTTSNSFAIDLKKWHQIMQAYENGGHAYHATMPTDALRAFRDTMLETKEYGFEKLRQAQWDLGNGVRAMLAEKGVTSVAAEGYGAPGVVVSYTSDPDIQNGKKFSQQGMQIAAGVPLACDEPEGFMTFRLGLFGLDKLYDVDAAKSRLQAVIDKVL